The following coding sequences lie in one Peribacillus frigoritolerans genomic window:
- a CDS encoding ATP-binding protein — protein sequence MTGCIILFIVGTGILFYILQSLNAEYIQQRQSIVDKQLLMDEIFDQYNTVFLDIKGYIAFDNDALKDKALNEETSISENIEAFKEIANTKEDKNISNELETFTEYYFSGVLPSFFDSEKRGELEVEKMDSTEITAQITNLRSTIKSYSGTLTERLDKNVNDLTKEQSIIQGAFVGFVLIFLFIFLFIVRSIIRNIGRPLSDFSIAANEIAAGREAVISVKENRRDELGVLSIAFKKMFTSVQEKEQELMAHNEELLAQQDELQAQQNELQATLGIITDNEQKLTRRNELINGISSTLDKKEVLKSIVLNMSRLISADRGMIALVHEDAFSSFGISENGVRQFRNNIHSGLNHRLLEEKKPFTIKREQDVAEKGYHENKNYSYDLYLPVLSTFKEVDAIMVFSRYGTPFTDQEVEECETLAKQISTSLDKIKLYEQTEENRRLNQDILNTIQEGIQLIDQERKVIQVNQPFCDIFKTGSFPEQIIDLPWETWSAEMAGQMEGERFLHAMDEAIDNLEGVNYEERSFTFKKEESNQVIKVYLETLHYREEGYGTILVYRDITKEYEVDQMKSEFVSTVSHELRTPLASVLGFTELMLNKTLKPERQTKYLQTIYNEAKRLTALINDFLDVQKMESGKQIYDKKYVEIIPLIQKVIEHLEINTAQHDIRLNIETTDLMILGDRLKIEQAFSNLLSNAIKYSPDGGRISVLVYSRDDMLSIDIQDEGLGIPKESLPHLFQKFYRVDNSDRRRIGGTGLGLAIVDEIIKSHGGNVTVVSNYGHGSTFTISLPRVTLKEVGLNNDGQSRKLSHEIMVIEDDINLAELLKYELMDSGFHVSYFKSGRKAFQKLKSSPPDAIVLDILLEEGEMDGWTILRELKGSADLNEIPVFVSTALDEREKGISLGAKDYLVKPYKPSQLSKVIMHTLLSNGKQGHILVPQAFHEENKG from the coding sequence ATGACGGGTTGCATCATTTTATTTATTGTCGGAACAGGGATTTTGTTTTATATTTTGCAGTCTTTGAATGCAGAATATATCCAACAGAGGCAAAGCATTGTGGATAAACAATTGTTGATGGATGAAATATTCGATCAATATAATACGGTCTTTTTAGATATTAAGGGATATATAGCATTCGATAATGATGCATTGAAGGATAAGGCATTAAATGAGGAAACCTCAATTTCGGAGAATATTGAAGCGTTTAAGGAGATTGCTAATACAAAGGAGGATAAGAATATCTCCAATGAGCTTGAGACATTTACTGAATATTATTTTAGTGGAGTTCTACCATCCTTCTTTGATTCCGAAAAAAGGGGGGAGTTAGAGGTTGAAAAAATGGATAGTACTGAAATTACGGCACAAATTACGAATCTTCGAAGTACTATTAAATCTTACTCTGGCACTTTAACGGAAAGGCTCGATAAAAATGTGAATGATCTCACGAAAGAGCAGTCCATTATTCAAGGAGCCTTTGTCGGATTCGTCCTTATTTTTTTATTCATCTTCTTATTCATTGTCAGATCGATCATCAGGAACATAGGAAGACCTCTTTCGGATTTTTCAATAGCGGCGAATGAAATTGCAGCTGGACGGGAGGCTGTTATTTCCGTCAAGGAAAACCGTAGGGATGAGCTTGGGGTTTTGTCAATTGCATTCAAAAAAATGTTTACAAGCGTTCAGGAAAAAGAGCAGGAACTGATGGCGCATAATGAAGAACTCCTTGCACAGCAGGATGAACTTCAAGCCCAGCAAAATGAACTTCAAGCAACACTTGGAATCATCACTGATAATGAGCAGAAGCTCACGAGGAGGAATGAACTGATCAATGGTATATCATCTACTTTAGATAAAAAGGAAGTGTTAAAAAGCATTGTCCTTAATATGAGCAGATTGATTTCTGCCGATCGGGGAATGATTGCTTTAGTTCATGAAGATGCCTTCTCGTCATTCGGAATATCTGAAAATGGCGTACGGCAATTCCGGAATAATATCCACAGCGGTTTGAATCATCGTCTTCTTGAAGAGAAGAAACCCTTCACAATAAAGAGAGAACAAGATGTGGCTGAGAAAGGGTATCACGAAAATAAGAATTACAGTTATGATTTATATCTTCCGGTTTTATCCACGTTTAAAGAAGTGGATGCCATCATGGTTTTCAGCAGGTATGGGACCCCGTTTACCGATCAGGAAGTGGAAGAATGCGAAACGTTGGCTAAGCAAATTTCAACGTCGCTTGACAAGATCAAGCTTTACGAACAGACGGAAGAGAATAGGAGGCTGAATCAGGACATCCTGAACACGATTCAGGAAGGTATCCAATTGATTGATCAGGAAAGAAAGGTCATTCAGGTCAATCAGCCATTTTGCGATATTTTTAAAACAGGTTCTTTTCCTGAGCAAATAATTGACCTGCCATGGGAAACGTGGAGTGCTGAAATGGCTGGTCAAATGGAGGGGGAGAGGTTTTTACATGCAATGGATGAAGCTATTGATAATCTGGAGGGGGTAAATTATGAAGAACGAAGTTTTACATTCAAAAAGGAAGAGAGTAATCAGGTAATAAAAGTATATCTTGAGACACTGCATTATCGCGAAGAAGGTTATGGTACAATTTTGGTTTATCGTGATATTACAAAAGAATATGAAGTGGATCAAATGAAGTCCGAATTTGTCAGTACAGTAAGTCATGAATTAAGGACACCGCTTGCAAGCGTCCTTGGTTTTACCGAACTGATGCTGAACAAAACATTGAAACCCGAAAGGCAGACAAAATATTTACAGACAATCTATAATGAAGCAAAAAGGCTTACCGCACTTATCAATGATTTCTTGGATGTTCAAAAAATGGAGTCCGGTAAACAGATATATGATAAAAAATATGTGGAAATCATTCCATTAATTCAAAAGGTAATTGAACATTTAGAAATTAATACAGCACAGCATGATATTCGGCTCAATATTGAAACCACGGATTTAATGATTCTAGGAGATCGCTTAAAAATTGAACAAGCCTTTTCCAACCTATTAAGCAATGCAATCAAATATTCTCCGGATGGGGGAAGGATCTCTGTCCTTGTATATAGCAGGGACGATATGCTTTCCATCGATATCCAGGATGAGGGGTTAGGCATCCCAAAAGAATCACTGCCGCATTTATTCCAGAAATTTTATAGGGTAGATAATTCAGATCGCAGGCGGATTGGAGGAACCGGCCTTGGATTAGCCATCGTTGATGAAATCATAAAGTCACACGGCGGAAATGTTACGGTGGTTTCGAATTATGGACATGGAAGTACATTCACCATATCCTTACCCAGAGTAACTCTGAAAGAAGTTGGACTGAACAATGATGGACAGTCAAGAAAACTGAGCCATGAAATTATGGTCATTGAAGATGATATTAACTTAGCGGAACTGTTAAAATATGAATTGATGGACAGTGGCTTCCACGTCAGCTATTTCAAAAGTGGTAGAAAGGCATTTCAAAAGCTAAAAAGCTCACCTCCTGATGCCATTGTACTGGATATCCTTCTTGAAGAGGGTGAGATGGACGGCTGGACGATCTTGAGGGAATTAAAAGGTTCCGCTGACTTGAATGAGATTCCCGTTTTTGTATCGACCGCTCTTGACGAAAGGGAGAAGGGAATTTCCTTGGGAGCAAAGGATTATTTAGTTAAACCGTATAAACCGAGCCAATTATCCAAAGTGATCATGCATACTTT
- a CDS encoding response regulator transcription factor: MKRILLAEDEEVLRMLVVDTLEDEDYEVDEAADGMEAVQLLESNTYDLIILDYMMPGYTGLEIIEKIQSSEIKNQGKILMLSAKSQQFEQERILEAGADYFMAKPFSPLKLIEKIEVILHETESLLY; the protein is encoded by the coding sequence ATGAAGCGTATTTTATTAGCGGAGGATGAGGAAGTGTTACGAATGCTCGTGGTTGACACATTAGAGGATGAAGATTATGAGGTTGACGAAGCAGCGGATGGAATGGAGGCCGTACAGCTTCTCGAAAGCAATACGTATGATCTTATCATTCTAGATTATATGATGCCTGGATATACCGGATTGGAAATCATTGAAAAAATCCAGTCCTCTGAAATCAAAAACCAAGGGAAAATCTTGATGTTATCTGCAAAAAGCCAACAATTTGAACAAGAAAGGATATTGGAAGCTGGTGCGGATTATTTCATGGCCAAACCATTTAGTCCGTTAAAATTAATAGAAAAAATAGAGGTCATTTTGCATGAAACTGAATCCTTACTTTACTAA